One Phocoena sinus isolate mPhoSin1 chromosome 14, mPhoSin1.pri, whole genome shotgun sequence genomic region harbors:
- the LOC116764902 gene encoding cytochrome b-c1 complex subunit 9, with amino-acid sequence MAGPTLTARLYSLLFRRTSTFALTIAVGALFFERAFDQGADAIYEHINEGKLWKHIKHKYENKA; translated from the exons ATGGCGGGCCCGACGTTGACTGCGAGGTTGTACTCCCTGCTGTTCCGTAGGACCTCCACCTTTGCCCTCACCATAGCCGTGGGCGCCCTGTTCTTCGAGCGCGCCTTCGATCAAGGCGCGGACGCGATCTACGAACACATCAACGAAGGG AAGCTATGGAAACACATCAAGCACAAGTATGAGAACAAGGCGTAG
- the ZMAT5 gene encoding zinc finger matrin-type protein 5 isoform X2 — MGKRYFCDYCDRSFQDNLHNRKKHLNGLQHLKAKKLWYDMFRDAAAILLDEQNKRPCRKFLLTGQCDFGSNCRFSHMSERDLQDLSMQVEEERWAREWPLDVTELPEVHVEDWLEKRAQQLSLAPSSRQRACDHETQRTRGQDGETEAE, encoded by the exons ATGGGGAAGCGTTACTTCTGCGACTACTGCGACCGCTCCTTCCAGGACAACCTCCACAACCGCAAGAAGCACCTGAACGGGCTGCAGCACCTCAAGGCCAAGAAGCTCTGGTACGACATGTTCCGAG ATGCAGCTGCCATCTTGCTGGATGAGCAGAACAAGCGGCCCTGCAGGAAGTTTCTACTGACAG GCCAGTGCGACTTTGGCTCCAACTGCAGATTTTCCCACATGTCAGAGCGAGACCTGCAGGACCTGAGTATGCAGGTGGAGG AGGAGAGGTGGGCCAGGGAGTGGCCACTAGACGTCACTGAGCTCCCTGAGGTCCACGTGGAGGACTGGCTGGAGAAGAGAGCCCAGCAGCTGAGCTTGGCCCCAAGCAGCAG GCAGCGTGCCTGTGACCATGAGACTCAGAGGACTAGGGGacaagatggagaaactgaggctgaatgA
- the ZMAT5 gene encoding zinc finger matrin-type protein 5 isoform X1 — protein sequence MGKRYFCDYCDRSFQDNLHNRKKHLNGLQHLKAKKLWYDMFRDAAAILLDEQNKRPCRKFLLTGQCDFGSNCRFSHMSERDLQDLSMQVEEERWAREWPLDVTELPEVHVEDWLEKRAQQLSLAPSSRAEPIRATVFQYPVGWPPVQELPPSLRAPPPGGWPLQPSVQWG from the exons ATGGGGAAGCGTTACTTCTGCGACTACTGCGACCGCTCCTTCCAGGACAACCTCCACAACCGCAAGAAGCACCTGAACGGGCTGCAGCACCTCAAGGCCAAGAAGCTCTGGTACGACATGTTCCGAG ATGCAGCTGCCATCTTGCTGGATGAGCAGAACAAGCGGCCCTGCAGGAAGTTTCTACTGACAG GCCAGTGCGACTTTGGCTCCAACTGCAGATTTTCCCACATGTCAGAGCGAGACCTGCAGGACCTGAGTATGCAGGTGGAGG AGGAGAGGTGGGCCAGGGAGTGGCCACTAGACGTCACTGAGCTCCCTGAGGTCCACGTGGAGGACTGGCTGGAGAAGAGAGCCCAGCAGCTGAGCTTGGCCCCAAGCAGCAG gGCTGAACCCATCAGAGCCACCGTCTTCCAGTACCCGGTGGGCTGGCCACCAGTCCAGGAGCTTCCTCCATCCCTGCGGGCACCCCCGCCTGGGGGCTGGCCCCTGCAGCCCAGCGTCCAGTGGGGCTGA